The following are encoded in a window of Eschrichtius robustus isolate mEscRob2 chromosome 1, mEscRob2.pri, whole genome shotgun sequence genomic DNA:
- the LOC137759677 gene encoding histone H3.3A-like, which translates to MARTKQTARKSTGGKAPRKELATKAARKSAPSTGGVKKPHRYRPGTVALREIRRYQKSTELLIRKLPFQRLVREIAQDFKTDLRFQSAAIGALQEASEAYLVGLFEDTNLCAIHAKRVTIMPKDIQLARRIRGERA; encoded by the coding sequence ATGGCTCGTACAAAGCAGACTGCCCGCAAATCGACCGGTGGTAAAGCACCGAGGAAGGAACTGGCTACAAAAGCCGCTCGCAAGAGTGCGCCCTCTACTGGAGGGGTGAAGAAACCTCATCGTTACAGGCCTGGTACCGTGGCACTCCGTGAAATTAGACGTTATCAGAAGTCCACTGAACTTCTGATTCGCAAACTTCCCTTCCAGCGTCTGGTGCGGGAAATTGCTCAGGACTTCAAAACAGATCTGCGCTTCCAGAGTGCAGCTATTGGTGCTTTGCAGGAGGCAAGTGAGGCCTATCTGGTTGGCCTTTTTGAAGACACCAACCTGTGTGCTATCCATGCCAAACGTGTAACAATTATGCCAAAAGACATCCAGCTAGCACGCCGCATACGTGGAGAACgtgcttaa